From Deltaproteobacteria bacterium HGW-Deltaproteobacteria-2, one genomic window encodes:
- a CDS encoding peptidylprolyl isomerase: MKYRIAFSLVMIGIFIACATKTLPPVVFQIPTRHIDYMTEVKPLLDKRCAVCHSCYNSPCQLKLDSFEGTDRGASKRAVYNGSRLRSMDPTRLFTDAQSTEEWRQKEFFSVTDSKVSGELNDSIMIEILSHKIKNPKSVGEYRSEANDLTCSENTDELAGYLEKHPNNGMPFGFPALKPEEFAIIAGWLVQGAKGPDAVQQKALITPKASDAVAIKQWETFLNLDDAKHAMTARYLYEHLFLAHIKFGTQTNEYYELFRSKTPPGEPADLVATVRPYDDPGVPRIYYRFRKIHSTIVEKTHMVFELDDAKMRRIEELFIQPEWLQTPHTIGYDVKMSANPFVAFEQIPPRSRYQFLLDNVHYIIMTFIHGPVCKGQIALNVINDHFWIMFVDPDHDLSAANPAFLKMHSDKLRMPIEVGSDMRVFNALTDKYKKDAVEFYKARQDYYTTHNYAGLGYEFIWKGNMAADAPLLTVYRHFDSASVHKGVLGNLPQTMWVVDYPLLERIYYALVAGFDVYGTAGHQLALRLYMDQLRVEGESYFLDFLPASRRQEFMQSWYKDIDLKKIDYYSSTLPAKISFVTNEPNREFIEYIVNRHILPATNIAFDAVNYERGDVAYPGLPDQYETTNEYLKAFRAISKPGTPFFLLMNDYNIKIAYMRIRLKNGKDLAISIVINQWHSNVTHLFGEKAQLDVSKDSADFISGLIGSYPNYFFDVREEDLPDFFDILAHFDKSPKAFDRLAKYGVNRAEDRLWDTYDWFQKRFYEDEPVNSGLFDLNRYYYLAK, translated from the coding sequence ATGAAATATAGAATAGCGTTCAGTTTAGTGATGATAGGCATCTTTATCGCATGTGCGACGAAAACACTGCCGCCGGTGGTTTTCCAGATTCCGACAAGACATATAGATTATATGACAGAGGTAAAACCGCTGTTAGACAAGCGCTGTGCTGTATGCCATTCCTGTTACAATTCCCCGTGCCAGCTCAAGCTCGATTCTTTTGAAGGCACCGACCGCGGCGCATCGAAAAGAGCTGTTTACAATGGCTCACGACTGAGATCCATGGATCCAACGCGTCTTTTTACGGACGCTCAATCGACTGAGGAGTGGCGTCAGAAAGAATTCTTCAGCGTGACCGATAGCAAAGTATCAGGCGAGTTGAATGATTCCATCATGATCGAGATCCTTTCCCACAAGATAAAAAACCCGAAAAGCGTAGGAGAGTACCGCTCTGAAGCCAACGATCTGACCTGTTCCGAAAACACCGACGAACTTGCAGGGTACCTGGAAAAACATCCGAACAACGGTATGCCCTTCGGATTTCCCGCGCTCAAGCCCGAAGAATTCGCTATCATTGCGGGCTGGCTGGTGCAGGGCGCTAAGGGTCCTGATGCCGTCCAGCAGAAGGCGTTAATCACACCGAAAGCAAGCGATGCTGTGGCCATAAAACAGTGGGAAACATTTCTTAACCTCGACGACGCCAAGCATGCCATGACCGCTCGCTATCTTTATGAGCATCTGTTTCTGGCCCACATTAAATTCGGAACACAGACTAATGAATACTACGAGCTTTTCCGCTCGAAGACTCCGCCCGGCGAGCCTGCTGATCTGGTCGCCACCGTGCGCCCTTATGATGACCCGGGTGTCCCGCGGATATACTATCGTTTCCGGAAGATTCACTCCACGATCGTCGAAAAAACCCATATGGTATTTGAGCTTGATGACGCCAAAATGCGTCGCATCGAGGAGCTTTTTATCCAGCCTGAATGGTTGCAAACCCCGCATACTATAGGATATGACGTGAAAATGAGCGCCAATCCTTTTGTCGCGTTTGAACAGATTCCTCCGCGTTCGCGCTACCAGTTCCTGTTGGATAATGTACATTATATCATCATGACTTTCATCCATGGTCCGGTCTGTAAAGGTCAGATTGCCCTCAATGTGATCAATGATCATTTCTGGATCATGTTCGTTGATCCCGATCACGATCTGAGCGCGGCGAATCCGGCCTTTCTGAAGATGCACAGCGACAAATTACGCATGCCGATTGAAGTCGGCAGTGACATGCGCGTTTTTAACGCGTTGACCGACAAATATAAAAAGGACGCCGTTGAGTTTTATAAAGCGAGGCAGGATTATTACACGACGCATAACTACGCCGGTCTTGGCTATGAATTTATATGGAAGGGAAACATGGCCGCAGATGCGCCCCTGCTTACGGTCTATCGCCATTTTGACAGCGCATCCGTGCATAAAGGGGTACTGGGAAATCTGCCGCAAACTATGTGGGTGGTGGACTACCCTCTGCTGGAACGTATCTATTATGCACTGGTTGCCGGGTTTGATGTGTACGGCACGGCCGGCCATCAACTGGCACTGCGGCTCTACATGGATCAGTTGCGCGTTGAAGGCGAGAGTTACTTTCTGGATTTTCTGCCCGCGTCCAGGCGGCAGGAATTCATGCAATCGTGGTATAAGGACATTGATCTCAAAAAGATTGATTACTATTCTTCCACCCTGCCGGCAAAAATTTCCTTTGTGACGAACGAACCAAACCGTGAGTTCATCGAATACATTGTGAACCGGCACATTTTGCCTGCAACAAATATCGCCTTTGATGCCGTGAACTATGAGCGGGGCGATGTTGCCTATCCCGGATTGCCTGATCAATACGAAACGACCAATGAATACCTCAAGGCTTTTCGTGCCATATCCAAACCCGGCACGCCGTTTTTCTTATTGATGAATGATTACAATATCAAAATCGCCTATATGAGAATCCGCCTGAAAAATGGAAAAGACCTGGCCATCTCCATCGTGATCAATCAATGGCACAGCAATGTTACCCATCTGTTCGGTGAAAAGGCCCAGCTCGATGTATCAAAGGACAGCGCCGATTTTATTTCCGGGCTCATCGGATCCTATCCCAACTATTTTTTTGACGTCCGGGAAGAAGACCTGCCCGACTTTTTTGATATCCTGGCCCATTTTGATAAAAGCCCGAAAGCTTTTGATCGACTGGCCAAATACGGCGTCAATCGCGCAGAAGACCGGCTATGGGATACGTATGACTGGTTTCAAAAACGATTTTATGAGGATGAGCCCGTAAATTCGGGACTTTTCGATTTGAATCGTTACTACTACCTCGCTAAATGA
- a CDS encoding NAD-dependent malic enzyme: MSNHEPSITELPKGIELLHDPSLNKGTSFTAAERDALGLHGLLPPRIFSQAQRAQHVMNNIRRKTSNLEKYLYLIGLQDRNEKLFYRVLVDNMAELSPIVYTPTVGLACQEYSRIFRRPHGLFISKYDRNHIKEVLLNWPHRDVRVIIVTDGERILGLGDLGANGMGIPVGKLSLYTACAGIAPQTCLPIMIDVGTNNNEVMNDPSYIGLQEARLRGDQYDALLDEFMEATSKLFPRAMIQFEDFGNINAFRLLERYRNRFCMFNDDIQGTASMTLAGLHSALRMISGKLTGQRIVVLGAGGAALGIGSLMISAMAGEGLSIEDARRRCWFVDSKGLVVTSRADLSEHKRRFAQDYPFHRDLLAVIEAVKPTAIIGASGRPGTFTPQVLEAMARINERPIVFALSNPTSQSECTAEEAYRFTDKRAIFASGSPFAPVVMDGHTFVPGQANNSYIFPGVGLGILSSEASRVTDEMFAAAAKALDEQVSQEDFRLGGIYPSLSNIREVSVNIALAVAKVAFARGLTAMQEPPDLPGLIKSKMYDPTYHDYI; this comes from the coding sequence ATGTCGAATCATGAGCCAAGTATTACAGAATTGCCAAAAGGCATTGAGCTACTTCACGATCCGAGTCTAAATAAAGGAACATCCTTTACCGCGGCAGAACGCGATGCGCTTGGGTTGCACGGATTGCTTCCACCGCGCATCTTCTCGCAAGCCCAGCGCGCTCAACACGTAATGAACAATATCCGCCGCAAGACAAGCAACCTCGAAAAATATCTTTATCTGATCGGTCTGCAGGATCGCAACGAGAAGCTTTTCTATCGCGTTCTTGTCGACAATATGGCGGAACTCAGCCCTATCGTTTATACGCCGACCGTGGGGCTCGCCTGCCAGGAGTACAGTAGGATTTTTCGCAGGCCGCATGGCCTGTTCATCTCGAAGTACGATCGGAACCATATTAAAGAGGTTTTACTAAACTGGCCACATCGGGATGTTCGTGTAATCATTGTCACTGACGGTGAAAGAATTCTTGGCCTGGGTGATCTCGGGGCGAATGGCATGGGAATTCCCGTGGGTAAATTATCGCTTTATACGGCCTGCGCGGGCATTGCTCCGCAGACATGTCTGCCGATCATGATCGATGTCGGAACCAATAACAACGAAGTCATGAACGATCCGAGTTACATTGGCTTGCAGGAAGCGCGCTTGCGGGGCGATCAATACGATGCTCTGCTCGATGAGTTCATGGAGGCAACCAGTAAACTATTTCCGCGCGCTATGATCCAGTTCGAAGATTTTGGAAACATAAATGCTTTCCGCCTGCTGGAAAGATACCGGAACCGCTTTTGCATGTTCAACGATGACATTCAGGGAACCGCCAGCATGACGCTGGCCGGATTGCATTCAGCACTGCGTATGATCAGCGGCAAACTTACCGGACAACGGATTGTGGTTTTAGGTGCAGGCGGTGCCGCTCTCGGTATCGGCAGCCTCATGATTTCCGCGATGGCCGGGGAAGGTCTCTCCATTGAAGACGCCCGTCGCCGCTGCTGGTTCGTGGATTCCAAGGGACTTGTTGTCACCAGCCGAGCCGATCTGTCTGAGCACAAGCGCCGCTTTGCCCAGGACTATCCTTTCCATCGGGATCTCCTTGCGGTCATCGAAGCCGTTAAACCAACGGCGATTATCGGGGCATCTGGCCGGCCGGGCACCTTCACCCCTCAAGTGTTGGAGGCGATGGCCCGGATCAACGAAAGACCAATAGTATTTGCGCTTTCCAACCCGACTTCCCAATCGGAATGCACCGCCGAAGAAGCCTACCGCTTCACGGATAAACGCGCCATCTTCGCCTCCGGCAGCCCGTTTGCGCCAGTGGTGATGGACGGTCACACCTTTGTGCCGGGTCAGGCGAATAACAGCTACATCTTCCCCGGCGTCGGATTGGGCATTCTTTCCTCGGAGGCATCCCGCGTTACGGATGAAATGTTCGCCGCAGCCGCCAAAGCTCTGGATGAACAGGTTTCTCAGGAGGACTTTAGGCTGGGGGGGATTTATCCTTCCTTGTCGAACATTCGCGAGGTGTCGGTCAATATAGCGTTGGCAGTCGCCAAGGTCGCATTCGCGAGAGGACTCACTGCGATGCAGGAGCCTCCCGATCTGCCAGGTCTTATCAAATCGAAGATGTATGATCCGACCTATCATGATTATATCTGA
- a CDS encoding CsbD family protein encodes MLHCAFHADAEGKFHEVKGKVKEVAGKISDNQKLEDEGTVEKITGQVQEKVDHVKKVWGQ; translated from the coding sequence TTGCTTCACTGTGCGTTCCATGCCGATGCAGAAGGCAAGTTTCACGAAGTGAAGGGTAAGGTCAAGGAAGTCGCCGGGAAAATAAGCGACAATCAAAAGTTGGAAGATGAAGGGACCGTTGAAAAGATAACCGGCCAGGTTCAGGAAAAGGTCGATCATGTCAAGAAGGTTTGGGGGCAGTAG
- a CDS encoding NAD(P)H:quinone oxidoreductase, whose translation MKVLIVYYSMYGHIYKMAQAVAEGVKQVKGAEVKMYRVPETLPDDVLKKMGASDFQKKTSQINVCTADDLVSADAIIFGTPTRFGNMCGQMRQFLDSTGGIWAKGLLVGKVGSVFACSATQHGGQESTILSFHITLLHQGMIIVGLPYAFEGQMRIDEITGSSPYGASTIAGGKGERMPSDNELQAARYQGKHVAQIAAKVACKD comes from the coding sequence ATGAAGGTTCTAATCGTTTATTACTCAATGTATGGTCACATATACAAAATGGCCCAAGCAGTTGCTGAGGGTGTAAAACAGGTCAAAGGCGCCGAAGTAAAAATGTATCGTGTGCCGGAAACTTTGCCCGATGACGTTTTGAAGAAAATGGGCGCATCAGACTTTCAAAAGAAAACTTCTCAGATCAATGTTTGCACCGCGGATGATTTGGTTTCTGCCGATGCAATTATATTTGGCACACCTACACGTTTTGGAAATATGTGCGGTCAGATGCGCCAATTTCTCGATTCTACCGGAGGGATTTGGGCCAAGGGACTTCTTGTCGGTAAAGTAGGAAGTGTCTTTGCCTGTTCAGCAACACAGCACGGCGGCCAGGAATCAACCATCCTTAGTTTCCATATTACATTACTTCATCAGGGAATGATCATCGTAGGGTTACCTTATGCTTTTGAAGGGCAAATGCGCATTGATGAAATCACCGGTTCATCTCCTTATGGCGCTTCAACCATTGCCGGAGGCAAAGGCGAAAGAATGCCCAGCGACAATGAACTACAGGCGGCAAGATACCAGGGCAAACATGTTGCTCAAATTGCCGCAAAAGTGGCATGCAAAGATTAA
- a CDS encoding four-helix bundle copper-binding protein has protein sequence MSHTQYEGCIEVCNECVTSCEHCASSCLHEQDIKMMVRCIELDRDCADICSLAAQLMSRGSSYSAKICALCAEICQACGDECAKHKMEHCQQCAKACHKCVEECWKMAKK, from the coding sequence ATGTCACATACACAATACGAAGGTTGTATCGAAGTCTGTAACGAATGTGTAACATCGTGTGAACATTGCGCTTCATCTTGTCTGCATGAACAGGACATAAAAATGATGGTGCGATGCATCGAACTTGATCGGGATTGCGCCGATATTTGCAGTTTGGCCGCTCAACTCATGTCACGCGGCTCATCGTATTCAGCGAAAATCTGCGCGTTATGCGCTGAAATTTGTCAGGCGTGCGGTGATGAGTGCGCCAAACACAAAATGGAGCATTGTCAGCAATGCGCCAAAGCCTGCCATAAATGTGTCGAAGAATGCTGGAAAATGGCAAAGAAATAA
- a CDS encoding catalase HPII: MSYFGKRKQEKGAVLSEDAQAANGDELHQIAGGEHPALTTNQGVSLSDNQNSLRANPHGPTLLEDFVLREKITHFDHERIPERIVHARATGVHGFFELTTSLKQYTTARILTDVGEKTPLFTRISTVAGGAGSVDTPRDVRGFAIKFYTKEGNWDIVGNNVPVFFIQDAIKFPDLIHAVKMEPDRGFPQSATAHDTFWDFISLTPESMHMVMWIMSDRTIPRSLRMIEGFGVHSFLLINETGVSTFVKFHWRPKLGLQSTIWDETVKICGADQDFHRRDMFDAIAAGHFPEWEFAVQLFTQEEADKFPFDHLDATKLIPEELVPLKVIGRMVLDRWPDNFFAETEQVAFCPANIIPGIDFSNDPLLQGRLFSYVDTQLSRLGSVNFHQIPINAPKCPFGNQQRDGHMQMAQPSGRVAYEPNTLSENSPRETSTKGFHSAAVTETGEKGRIRAESFADHYSQARQFYLSQTSYEQAHIASALVFELSKVEHLHIRKAIVGHLRHIDEDFARRVAAGLAFDKMPDAPHAAAPVKKMKPSPALQIIGKMKDTLMGRAVGILIADGSEGATIKKIKKAATDAGAAVKIVAPKVGGAKLADGSLLPADGQLAGTPSVLFDAVAVILSDEGAKALSRESAAIDFVRDAFGHLKAIAADKGGFALLKTANIGKDAGVVEASDKDAFITAAKTRQWDREKSVRTLA; the protein is encoded by the coding sequence ATGAGTTATTTTGGAAAACGCAAACAAGAGAAGGGTGCGGTTCTAAGCGAAGACGCCCAAGCAGCTAACGGCGACGAGCTGCACCAGATCGCGGGCGGAGAGCACCCGGCGCTGACCACAAACCAAGGTGTTTCGCTTTCCGACAATCAAAACTCACTTCGGGCCAATCCGCACGGTCCTACGCTTCTTGAGGATTTTGTCCTTCGTGAAAAAATCACACATTTCGATCACGAGCGAATCCCTGAGCGTATTGTTCACGCACGAGCCACGGGTGTGCATGGATTCTTCGAGCTGACCACCTCGTTGAAGCAATACACCACGGCAAGGATACTCACCGACGTAGGTGAGAAGACACCCTTGTTTACCCGCATATCGACTGTAGCGGGCGGTGCAGGTTCGGTAGACACCCCGCGTGACGTACGCGGGTTTGCCATTAAGTTTTATACCAAGGAAGGCAACTGGGACATCGTCGGCAACAACGTCCCGGTTTTCTTCATCCAGGATGCCATTAAATTCCCCGATCTCATCCATGCCGTAAAGATGGAACCCGACCGCGGCTTTCCGCAATCGGCGACCGCACACGATACCTTCTGGGATTTTATTTCGCTCACGCCTGAGTCCATGCATATGGTGATGTGGATCATGTCTGATCGCACCATACCGCGTTCACTACGAATGATTGAAGGATTTGGCGTGCATAGTTTCCTGCTGATTAACGAGACAGGCGTTTCAACATTCGTTAAATTCCACTGGCGTCCCAAGCTCGGCTTGCAGTCCACTATTTGGGATGAGACTGTCAAGATTTGCGGCGCTGATCAGGACTTCCATCGCCGCGATATGTTCGACGCCATTGCCGCCGGTCATTTCCCCGAGTGGGAATTCGCGGTTCAGCTTTTCACGCAAGAGGAAGCAGATAAATTTCCCTTCGATCATCTGGATGCGACAAAGTTAATACCCGAAGAACTGGTGCCCTTAAAAGTGATCGGCCGCATGGTGTTGGATCGCTGGCCGGACAATTTCTTTGCTGAAACGGAGCAGGTCGCATTCTGCCCAGCCAACATCATTCCGGGCATCGATTTCTCGAATGATCCCCTTTTGCAAGGCCGTTTATTTTCTTATGTCGACACGCAGCTTTCGCGTCTGGGTTCGGTCAATTTTCACCAGATCCCGATCAATGCTCCCAAGTGTCCGTTTGGAAACCAACAACGCGACGGACACATGCAGATGGCGCAACCGTCGGGCCGTGTTGCGTATGAGCCCAACACTTTGTCGGAAAACTCACCTCGCGAAACGTCGACGAAGGGATTTCATAGCGCTGCGGTAACTGAAACCGGTGAGAAAGGCCGCATCCGCGCCGAGAGTTTTGCCGACCACTACAGCCAGGCGCGGCAGTTCTATCTCAGCCAGACATCCTATGAGCAGGCGCACATCGCCTCGGCATTGGTGTTTGAGCTTTCCAAGGTCGAACATTTGCACATTCGTAAGGCGATAGTCGGTCACCTGCGGCATATCGATGAAGACTTCGCCCGCCGTGTCGCCGCAGGCCTTGCCTTCGACAAAATGCCCGACGCCCCGCATGCCGCGGCACCCGTTAAGAAAATGAAGCCTTCACCTGCATTACAGATTATCGGTAAAATGAAAGATACACTCATGGGACGCGCAGTGGGCATCCTCATTGCGGATGGGTCAGAAGGCGCAACTATCAAGAAGATTAAAAAGGCCGCAACCGATGCGGGGGCTGCCGTAAAGATTGTCGCGCCCAAAGTGGGCGGCGCCAAGCTTGCCGACGGCTCATTGCTTCCGGCTGACGGTCAACTGGCCGGCACACCTTCCGTGCTATTCGACGCAGTTGCCGTCATCCTCTCCGACGAGGGCGCAAAGGCACTGTCGAGGGAAAGCGCCGCAATCGATTTCGTGCGCGATGCTTTCGGTCATCTCAAGGCTATCGCTGCCGACAAAGGTGGTTTTGCGCTTTTGAAAACAGCAAATATCGGAAAAGACGCAGGCGTCGTGGAGGCAAGCGACAAAGACGCCTTTATTACCGCGGCAAAGACGCGCCAATGGGACCGGGAAAAGTCCGTGCGAACTTTGGCATAA
- a CDS encoding type 1 glutamine amidotransferase domain-containing protein → MNILIVLTSHDQLGNTGKKTGFWLEEFAAPYYVLKDAGASITLASPKGGQPPLDPKSDLHENLTELTKRFRADKAAQAELANTKKLSDVSADDFDGVFYPGGHGPMWDMPDNKTSIVLIEAFVKAGKPVGAVCHAPAALVNVRGKNGEYLVKGKRVTGFTNAEEEAAGLSKVVPFLLEDRLKERGGLYSKGVDWTPYVQVDGNLVTGQNPASSGLAAEELLKLLRLV, encoded by the coding sequence ATGAATATTCTTATTGTTCTTACTTCTCATGATCAACTCGGTAATACCGGAAAGAAAACCGGTTTCTGGCTGGAAGAGTTCGCCGCGCCTTATTACGTGCTAAAGGATGCCGGAGCTTCAATCACACTGGCCTCTCCAAAGGGTGGCCAGCCGCCGCTAGATCCGAAAAGCGATCTCCACGAAAATCTGACCGAGTTAACCAAGCGCTTCCGTGCTGACAAGGCTGCACAGGCAGAACTTGCCAATACGAAAAAGCTCTCCGACGTCTCCGCGGACGATTTCGACGGAGTCTTCTACCCCGGTGGACATGGCCCGATGTGGGATATGCCTGATAACAAGACATCCATTGTGCTGATCGAAGCCTTCGTGAAGGCCGGAAAGCCAGTCGGTGCGGTGTGTCATGCGCCGGCCGCATTGGTTAATGTGCGCGGAAAAAATGGCGAGTATCTGGTTAAAGGTAAGCGCGTGACCGGGTTCACGAATGCAGAAGAAGAAGCCGCGGGCTTGAGCAAAGTCGTACCTTTCCTGTTGGAAGACCGTCTAAAGGAACGGGGTGGCTTATACAGCAAGGGTGTCGATTGGACTCCCTACGTTCAAGTGGATGGCAACCTTGTGACCGGTCAGAATCCGGCTTCCTCGGGGCTCGCAGCGGAAGAGTTACTAAAGCTGCTTCGTTTAGTTTGA
- the ccsB gene encoding c-type cytochrome biogenesis protein CcsB: MNHTMILSWVTFIYFASFVFYLLRLISGKEFWGRAASFLVCAGFAAQTIGLLLRWRTSYSLGIGHVPLANLYESMVFFSWAIILIYLIMEWQIKSRIIGVFVVPMAFLALAYASIAPGINSRIEPLIPALQSNWLTTHVVTCFMGYAAFAIAFGCGLIYLLKSMGKGNEEKPAGFLEKLPALATLDGLIYQSIVLGFVFLTIGIMTGSIWAHYAWGSYWSWDPKETWSLITWIIYAIMLHSRHVRGWRGKRMAILALIGFACVLFTYLGVNYLPGLHSYLRA; the protein is encoded by the coding sequence ATGAACCACACGATGATTTTAAGCTGGGTGACTTTTATCTATTTTGCTTCCTTCGTCTTCTATCTGCTTCGGTTGATTTCCGGAAAAGAATTCTGGGGACGCGCCGCCTCTTTTTTAGTCTGTGCGGGATTTGCCGCGCAAACGATTGGTCTGCTTCTCAGATGGAGAACCTCTTACAGCCTGGGCATTGGACATGTGCCTCTGGCCAACCTTTACGAATCCATGGTCTTTTTTTCCTGGGCCATCATTCTGATTTATCTGATTATGGAATGGCAAATTAAAAGCAGGATTATCGGCGTCTTTGTCGTACCGATGGCATTTCTGGCTCTGGCCTATGCCTCCATCGCGCCGGGCATCAATAGTCGTATCGAGCCCCTCATTCCGGCTTTGCAAAGCAATTGGCTGACCACCCATGTCGTAACCTGTTTTATGGGATATGCCGCATTTGCCATTGCCTTTGGCTGCGGTTTAATCTATCTGCTGAAAAGCATGGGGAAAGGTAATGAAGAAAAACCAGCAGGATTTTTAGAAAAACTACCCGCCTTGGCAACGCTGGATGGATTAATTTATCAGAGCATCGTTCTCGGTTTTGTTTTTCTCACCATCGGAATCATGACGGGGTCCATCTGGGCGCATTACGCCTGGGGTTCTTACTGGAGCTGGGACCCCAAAGAGACATGGTCGCTGATCACCTGGATTATCTACGCGATTATGCTGCATTCGCGGCATGTCCGGGGCTGGCGGGGAAAGCGCATGGCAATCCTTGCCCTCATAGGGTTTGCCTGTGTTCTGTTCACCTATCTTGGCGTGAATTATCTTCCCGGTTTGCACAGTTATCTCCGGGCATAA
- a CDS encoding DUF3096 domain-containing protein, translating to MQIAISPQPVVSLIAGILIFIFPKLLNYIVAIYLIVIGILGLIR from the coding sequence ATGCAAATCGCTATATCGCCACAGCCGGTGGTTTCTCTAATTGCGGGAATATTGATTTTTATTTTCCCGAAACTATTAAATTATATCGTTGCCATCTATCTCATTGTCATTGGCATTCTCGGATTGATCCGATGA
- a CDS encoding DUF3309 domain-containing protein: protein MGTILIVILVLILVGALPTWPHSKNWGYYPSGGVGLILLILLILLLMGRI, encoded by the coding sequence ATGGGCACAATACTGATTGTAATTTTGGTACTCATTCTTGTCGGCGCACTACCCACCTGGCCTCATAGTAAGAACTGGGGATACTATCCCAGTGGTGGAGTTGGATTGATTCTTCTGATTCTGCTCATTCTGTTACTGATGGGGCGGATCTGA